The Leadbetterella byssophila DSM 17132 DNA window TGCGCAAGTACTGACAATTTTGGATGTTTTTTCGAGATGGCAATTGGGACAATACATCGCAAATTCTATTAAATCTGAAGATGTAATAAATCTATTTGAACAAATTTTACAAACTTATCCGATGCCAAAGCAATTTATAGTAAGAAACGATAATGGCTCACAATTCGAAGCTTTAATAGTTCAAGAATATCTAAAACAAAAAGGTATAACTCAGGAATTTACAAAACCGGCAACACCTCAACAGAATGGACATATAGAAGCCTACCATTCAATTCTGGAAAGTGCTGTATGTCAACGATTTGAATTTGAAAGCCTACAAGAATTTAAACAAGTAATGATAAGATGGAAAAAATTCTATAATTTCGAAAGAATACATGGCGGTCTTCACTATAAGTCCCCTAGAAAATTCCTCGAATCAATTGGTGTAAAAATTGATCCGAATTGGTGAAATAAATTAAAAATAGTGTCCAAGTAATTGCGTTTAAGACAAAGTCACTAATTTAAATCCCTCTCCGTGAAGATTTATTATTTTAACAGAGGGCTCTTCTTTGAGATACTTTCTCAATTTAGTGATGTAAACGTCCATGCTTCTGGCATTAAAGTAGGAATCTTCTCCCCAAATCATCTTTAGGGCGTAGGTGCGGCTCACTGGCTCGTTTACATGTTGACAAAATAAGCCAAGCAATGCTGATTCTTTAGTGGTGAGGCTGATTCTGTTAGAACCACTGATCAGCTCTCTTTTTTCTGTATCGAGTGTTAGCTTGCCAAAAGTAAACTTAGTACTCGTGTTTATTTCTTCCTTCCCTTGAGTACGTTTTATGATGGCTTTGATCCTAACTAATAGTTCTTCCATTAGAAAGGGTTTTGTCAAATAGTCATCTGCTCCCACTTCAAAACCTTTTAGGGTATCTTCTTTCATGGATTTAGCCGTCAGGAAAATGATAGGGATAAACTCGTTATGTAGTCTGATGTCTTTTGCCAAAGAAAAACCATCTTTCTTAGGCATCATTACATCAAGTATGCACAAGTGATACTCGTTTAGGCAGAATAGATCGAATGCTTGTTCGCCGTTGACGGCCAGTGTTACTTGAAAGCCTTTTGCTGTTAAATAGTCTTGTAGTAATTCTCCTAAATTTGGATCATCTTCTGCTAAAAGAAGGGAAATTTTCATGCCTTAAATATTAGGGTGAATGTAGACCCCTGGTCTATTTCTGATTTTAGTCTCATTTTACCTTGGTGAAGCTCTACAAGACTTTTTACATAACTTAAACCCAAACCAAAACCCTTGACATCATGGATATCTCCATGAGTTACACGGTAAAATTTTTCAAATATACGTTTTTGATCTTCCTGCGCTATTCCTATACCTTTATCTTCTATGTCAATCTGAAGTAGTCCTTCTTCCGGATTTGAAGTGGAGATTTTTAAATGAACATGCTCTTTAGAATATTTCAATGCGTTATCCAGAAGATTATAGAAAATATTAGTTAGATGAACTTGGTCAGCATTAATAATACTGGATTTGGCTTCAAAACATTTTTTGCAATCAACAGAGGAAATTCTTACTTCTAAATTTTGGAGTACGTTTTCCAGAATGTCATGAACATCCAAAGGTTCTAAGGATAATTCAATTTGTTCTTGTTCCAACTTGGCCATTTGAAGTACCTTATCAATTTGTGAGGCAAGTCTTTGATTTTCTTCTTGGATAATATTCAAGTAACGATCTGTTCTTTCAGGAGTTTTGGGTACTTCTTTGTCTCTGATTACTTCTAGTGCTAAGGAAATGCTGGAGACAGGAGTTTTTAACTCGTGTGTCATGTTATTGATAAAATCGTTCTTGACTTTTGCCAGCTTGCGTTCTGATATTAGACTGGTAGCACTATAATAGAATATACCTCCTACAAGCATGACCAATAAGGTGGAAGCTGTAACTAGCCCTAATAGATTTCTGAAAATCTGATTTTCCCTGTCAGGGAAGTAAACGTAAAGGAATTGAAATCTGGAAAAAGCATCACTGGGGAATAATTTTACCCTATAGCTATTTTCTAAAATAGGGGTATTTACGGAAGCCAGAACGATATTGCCCTTATCTTCCACGGCATATCTATAGGGGATAGTGATGCCTAAATTTGATAATTCTTCTTTTAATAAGGTATCTAACATTAGGATCCCCATTCTATCAGAGATTTCCCTTTCTCCAAATAAAAGGTCCTGGATGACTCCTTTGACTACCTCCATATTCATAGGGCTTGAGATCCCTTTCTGCTTCGCATCTAACCAAATGGTCATCTCGTTCCACTCTTGAAACTTAGATTCTCTGAGACTATTACTTTCTATAAAGCTTTTTAGATTCTCATTCTCCTTTCTTAGCTTTTCATTGATGTATTCACTAGCTTTTAGCTTATTTTCGGGAATTTTTTCTCCTAAATTGTCTAGTTTCTTGTCAAATTCCTTTGTGAAGATTTCATCTGGCAAGCCAGGGAAAATATAACCTTTTTCAAAGTAAGGATGAGTGTTAGGAGATGTGGAACCTGAGATCTGCAAGAGTTTACCTTGTTCTTTTCTAGCTAGTCTCTGCTGCGCAATGTAGAGTACTTCCTCCTGCTCTATTTTTTTTGCCGTTTCCATCAGCGCTGTTTTGACATTTCTATCAAACTGCTCTTTTTGGACTTTTAAAGCATTATGAATAAAGTACCATTGGAGAGCCACTAAGCTTCCCATGGCCACGATCATAAAAAGTATGAGAAAGGTACTCTTTTTCATACTACAAAAATAGGAAGGTACTTAGAAGTCTAAGGAGGTTTAACTTTTTTTAACTCCTACCTTTTGAATCTGTAGACCAAAGAAAAGCGAACATCGTTCATGCTAAGGTAAAAGTCTTGTTGTTTAGCTTTTTGCACCTGATTAGATATGACGGCAGAAGCTATGTATTCTGTTTTTTCGGTACTAATCATGTATTTGGGGATGAGTTCGGCTCCAAGGTGGAGGTTTTCAACTATCCGCACCAGTATACCTAGATTTAGACCAGCGCCGTATCTCCACGTAGTATTAATGATTTCAGTCAAAACTTTGTCATCTGCAGTGATAGCTTCCGTAGTTTGACCACTTCTACCGGCAATGGCCGAAACTCCATATAAGAATTGCATGTGCTCATTGAAATCTTTACGCTTTTCGATTCCGATTCCAAGGTCATAATTTGATTGCACTTGCTCGCTGACGTTAAGCAAAGTCCCATTAGGGTCTATCATGCTGAAATTCTCTAGCTTTCTTTTTGAGTAAGACGCATTTAAAAGATCAAATCGCAAATAGGTACTGTTGTTAAAGCCGTACTTATAAGCAAATCCAAAATCTAAATCACGTAATGATTGAACAGTGGCATAGAATTCATCCCCCCTGTAGGTGGAGTTTTGTGCCCATGCGGATAAAGTACAAAGCAAAATGCTAAGTTGGACTAGTGTATTTTTCAAGTTAGGTAGTAGATTAATTAGCTACAAATATTATAAATCTGCAGCAATTAATTCTGCTAAATCGTAAACTTTAATGCTTTGTTCTTTCTCTTTGAATTTGATTCCATCAGAAAGCATGGTCATACAGAAAGGGCATCCCACAGCCACCGTTTCTGCTTTGGTCTCCAAAATATCTTCTGTCCGTTCTACATTGATGTCTTTTTTTCCTTTTTCCGGCTCTTTGAACATTTGTGCTCCTCCTGCTCCGCAACAAAGCCCTTTGGTTCTACACCTTTTCATCTCCACCAGTTCCGCATCCAGCGCTTGTATCAGCTCTCTAGGTGCTTCATAAACTTCGTTCGCTCTGCCTAGGTAACAAGAATCGTGGTAGGTGATTTTTTTACCTTTAAAGTTTCCACCAGTGACTTTTAATTTCCCTTCCGCGATTAAAGCTTGAAGATACTCTGAGTGGTGATAAACTTCATAAGTCCCTCCTAGTTCCGGATACTCGTTCTTTAAGGTGTTAAAACAATGAGGGCAGGCGGTAACTATTCTTTGGATTCCGTAACCGTTTAATACCTGGATATTCTGCTGGGCTAGCATTTGAAAAGTAAATTCATTTCCGGCTCTTCTGGCAGGATCTCCGGTACAGGATTCTTCGGTGCCTAAAACAGCAAAGGATATATCAAGATGTTGAAGAATCTTTACAAATGCCTTGGTTACTTTTTTGTAACGCTCATCAAATGAGCCTGCACATCCCACCCAGAAAAGAATTTCCGGCTGTTCAGTACCCATTTCTGCCATGGTTTTTACCGGTTGATCCATAGAAATTTACTTTTTAATCAAAAATAGTATGCGTGCATAACAATAGCAAGTTTCCTTGGCATTTTTTTAATGTCGAATTTCCACTACCAGTGTTCTTTGTACCCTCGTGTTATGGTTGTCGTCTGAGATGAGAAGGAGGGACCTTCCTTCCTCTTTCCAGGTCATACCCTCCATATTATCCGGTTTTAATGGTTTACCCTCGAATGTGGTAGTCTTATCCCAATTGAATATCCGTTTTTTCTCCACCTTCTCTCCTGAGAAGTCAGCTTCGTAGATTTGGATAGGTGACATCCTGCCATTGAAGCATCTTTCTAAAACCAAGAGCTTTTCCTCTTCACCCGGAATATATAGAATCTCAGATATTCCATTTCCTAAACTAGATCCAGGCGATTGGTTGGGAGATAAGCAAGCATTTCTATCTAATGGATACTTGTATAAGATTTCTTTTTCTGGATTTTGATCTTTCCATCTAATGATCATAGTAGAATCTAGACCCGCCTCGAAGGAGTACCATAAGTCCTTTTGAATAGTTAGTCCCTCTATACCCCGGTTTAGACTGGTGTACGGACTAGTGATCATGCTATATTCCTTGAGAATACGAACTTTCCCTTGTTCATCAACCGTTCCTATTCCAGTAGATTCGTCATTTTCGAAGCTGAACCAGAACTTCTTATCTGAACTTTGGTAACGTATAGCTTCAAGGTTTTTGATATCATAGAACTTTTGAACCAACTGAATTTTATTTTGATGGTTCAGGGTGTATAAGTAAGAATATTGTTTATCCTCAGCAGGACTAGGTGCTTGTCGGTCGGAAACCAAAAGATAAGTACTATCATTCCATTTTTCTATACCTGAAATTCCTCCAAATATTACCGGTTTCCATGTGGTGCTGTCCATAGCAAACACGGAGTCCACTTTGGAAATGTACCAATGATCTTGAGCTTTCGCTGAAAGGCTTAGTAGTACAAATAAAATTATCTTACGCATCTAACTCTTTTTTTAGGAAATATCCTGTAAAACTTCCTTTAACTTTTGCCACTTTTTCTGGAGTTCCTTCTGCCACGATGCGTCCACCCCCTTTTCCTCCTTCAGGGCCTAAGTCAATGATGTGGTCTGCTACTTTTATTACGTCTAGATTGTGTTCGATGATCAAAATGGTGTTGCCTTTGTCCGCTAGTTTCTGAACTACATCCAATAATTTCCGGATGTCTTGAAAATGCAGACCTGTAGTAGGTTCATCTAGGATATATAAGGTCTTTCCGGTATCCTTTTTGGATAGTTCTTCAGATAATTTAACCCTTTGGGCTTCTCCACCTGAGAGGGTAGTGGCATGTTGGCCTAAGGTAATATATCCAAGTCCTACATCATTCAGTATCTGGACTTTTCTGCTGATTTTTGGTTGGTTCTCAAAGAACTCAATGGCTTCAGACACGGTCATGTCTAAAACATCAGAAATGGATTTTCCTTTAAAGCGAATTTCCAGCGTTTCTCTATTGAATCTTTTTCCTTTGCAGGTTTCGCAAGGTACATGTACGTCCGGAAGGAATTCCATTTCAATCTTTTTCATACCTGCTCCTTCGCAAGTTTCGCACCTACCTCCTTTAACATTAAAAGAGAACCTTCCCGGTTTGTAGCCTCTGATTTTAGATTCAGGAAGTTCAGCGAATAAGCTTCTGATGTCAGAGAACATTCCGGTGTAGGTGGCAGGGTTACTTCTTGGAGTTCTTCCGATAGGGCTTTGGTCAACTTCAATCACCTTATCAATATGCTCCAATCCAAGCACTTCTTTGTACGGAAGAGGTTCCCTTTTGGCACGGAAAAAATGCCTATTCAAAATCGGAAATAAGGTGTCATGAATTAAGGAACTTTTTCCGCTTCCACTAACTCCGGTCACGCAGGTAATCGTTCCTAAAGGAATATTAAGAGTGACATTTTTAAGGTTGTTGCCAGTTGCTCCCTTAATACTTAGGATATTTCCGTTTCCTGATCTTCTTTCTTTAGGTATCTCTATTTTAGCTCTATTGCTTAAATAATCTGCGGTTATTCCACCTTTGGCAATGAATTTCTGAGGAGGCCCTTGGCTAACAACTCTCCCTCCATGCCTACCGGCCCCCGGACCTATATCAATGATATAATCCGCTTCCAGCATCATATCTTTGTCATGTTCTACAATAAGGACGGTGTTGCCTAGGTCACGAAGATCTTTCAAGGCTTGGATCAACTTTACATTATCCCGTTGGTGCAACCCTATGGAAGGCTCATCCATGATGTATAGTACACCTACCAACTGTGTCCCGATTTGCGTAGCTAATCTGATCCTTTGTGCTTCTCCTCCAGAAAGCGTTTTTAGAGGTCTATTCAAGGTTAAATAGTCCAGCCCAATGCCATTCAAAAAACCTAATCGTTTGCGAATCTCTTTCAATATCTCAGCCGCAATGGCCTGCTGTTTATCAGATAATCTGGATTCTAAGTCGGTGAACCACTCGCTAAGAGAGGAGATATCCATATCTGCTAGCTCAGCAATGTTCTTTTTGTCTATTAAAAAATGCAAGGACTCTTTCTTAAGCCTCTGCCCGTGACACTCCGGACATTCCTTTATGATCAAGAAATCTTTGATCCAATCCTGAATCTTGTCGCTCTCTGATTCTTGTTGGTTTTTCAAAAAAGTTATAATCCCCTCGAATTTTGTATTCCAATCTGTACCCGGGTATTTTTTTGACGCTACAGGAATAGGTTCTTCGGATCCATAAAGGATGATCTCCAGTACATTCCTAGGGATCTTTTCAATAGGTAGACTTAGGGAGGATTTATGTGCCTTTAGTAAAGCTTCTATCTGTTTAAATATCCAAAGGTCTCTGTATTCTCCAAGTGGCGCTATACCGCCTCTCATTATGGACAGAGAAGGGTCTGGAATGATGGACTCCTCTGTGATTTCTTCGATATGTCCCATCCCTTTACAAACTGGGCATGCTCCGTATGGGGTGTTGAAAGAGAAGGAGTTGGGAGAAGGTTCTTCGTAGCTGATTCCGGATTCCGGATCCATCAGGTTCTGGGAGAAATATTGGACATTGTTCCCTTCATCCAGTAAAAGTAGGGATCCCTCCCCTAGCTTTAGTGCGGTTCCTACCGACTGGCTAATTCTGTATCTATCTTCTTTTTTAGGAATGATTCTATCTACTACAATCTCGATGTCATGGATCTTGTATCTATCCACTTGCATTTTAGGAGTGATCTCTAACAGTTCCCCATCTACACGAACACGAGTATAACCCATCTTAGAGATTTGGACAAAAAGTTCCCTGTAATGCCCCTTACGTCCTTTGACCATGGGGGCTAGGATGTTCAACTTTTTACCTTCATGTTTGCTCAGAATCTGGTCTATAATTTGATCCTGAGTTTGTTTGATCATGGGTTTGCCGGTTACATAAGAATAGGCTTCTCCTGCCCGAGCATAAAGTAAACGTAGGAAGTCGTAAATTTCTGTAGTAGTCCCTACTGTAGATCTTGGGTTCTTTGAAGTGGTTTTCTGCTCAATGCTTATTACAGGTGAAAGACCATTGATCTTATCCACGTCCGGCCTCTCCATATCTCCGATAAAGCTTCTGGCATAGGAGGAAAAGCTTTCCATATACCGCCTTTGTCCTTCTGCGTAAAGGGTGTCAAAAGCTAAGGAAGATTTTCCACTGCCACTTATCCCCGTAATGACCACCAGGCGATTCCTCGGGATATTAACATCAATATTTTTTAGGTTGTGCTCCCGCGCGCCGAACACTTCGATTTGTTCATGCCCGGTTAAATCTATATCGTTCAAAGTCAATCTCCTTTTGATTAATCCGCGAAGTTACGAAAATCGAAATTTTTAGACGAATTTGCTTCAGATAATTCATGAGGTTCAAAGGATTATGCTAAGGTTTGTAGCAGATTAAGAAACATTTAGTTACAAAAAACCGTTAAAGTCTAATATTGCCAACTTATGCGCTTTCTAGCACTACTTTTTTTATCATTACCTATTTACGCTCAATTTACTGTCAGTGGTACCATAAAGGACGAAGCTAACGGTGAAACTTTAATCGGTGTAAACATTTACGCCAAGGAACAAAAGACAGGAGTGAGTACAAACGTGTACGGATTTTATTCCTTAAGTCTTCCTGCGGGTACACATACCCTCATCGTTTCCTATGTAGGCTATCACAGTTTAGAAAAGGTGATTAATGTTAAGGAGGACCAAACATTAAATATTGAATTAAAAGACAAAGGGACAATCTTGCAAGAAGTGGTCATTCAAGCTGAAAAAGAGGATGCCAATGTCAAAAGCGTGTCCATGTCCGTCAACAAGGTGGAGATGCGGACCATCAAGAAAATGCCGGCCCTTTTAGGGGAAGTAGATCTGGTAAGAAGCATCCTGTACCTTCCAGGTGTGAGCTCCGTAGGCGAGGGATCTTCAGGGTTTAATGTACGAGGAGGAGCCATAGATCAAAATTTGGTCCTGCTTGATGAAGCACCTGTATATAATTCCTCTCATTTAATGGGCTTCTTCTCTATTTTTAACCCGGATGTGGTGAAGGATGTGAAGCTGATTAAAGGGGGCGTTCCTGCTCAATATGGAGGCAGAATCTCTTCCATTTTAGACGTTAGGATGAAGGAAGGAAACAACAAGAAAACTGAATTTACCGGGGGTATCGGAACTATCTTTTCACGGCTTGCCCTAGAAGGACCATTGAAGAAAAACAAAGGATCCTATATTGTGGCTTTAAGGAGATCATATATAGACATACTGGCCAAACCTTTCCTAAAAGATGATTTGAAAGATGTAAAATTCTATTTCTACGATTTTACGGCGAAGGCGAATTATCAGTTGGACGACAAAAACACCCTTTATCTTTCCGGATATTTTGGACGTGACCTGTTTGGAGCGGATTTTGGGTTTGATTGGGGCAATGCCACCACCACCCTCCGTTGGAATCATGTCTTCAATAGAAAACTGTTTTTGAATACTACATTGTTCTATTCAATGTATAAATATTCTTTAGATTCTGACCTTAAGAATACGAATAAAGAGGATGTTTTCCGCTGGAATTCTGACATTTTGAATTATAGTATCAAGCCTGATTTTACTTGGTATTTAAACAGTAAGAATACCATTTCATTTGGAGGGCAAAGCATACTTTATCATTTCAATCCTGGATCTGCTTTGATTGTGTCTAGTAGTGAAGGTAAGGACATTGGAATTGCGAAGAAGAAAGCCTTAGAATCTACATTATACTTAGGAAATGAGATGAAAATCTCTGATAATTTGACCATTAATGCGGGGATTAGATATTCAGATTACAGGTATTTTGGAAGTCCTCAGGCTTATGTTTTTGATGAAAATGGAACTCCTGGAGAAAGAAAGTCAGTCTTGGATACCCTTCATTATTCCGGAAATGAATTGATACAAAGATATGGCAATTGGGAGCCTCGTTTGTCTGCAAATCTCTCTTTGGGACCTAGAACATCTTTGAAGATTGGATACAATCATTTGGCTCAATATATCCACCTATTGTCTAATACAACAGCCTCCTCTCCATTAGATGTTTGGACCCCGAGTACGAACAATATCAAACCTCAGATTTCAGATCAGATTGCTTTGGGTCTATTTATGAATTTCAAAGACAATATGTATGAATCTTCAGTGGAAGTGTATTACAAAACCCTGCAGAATCAAATTGACTACATAAGAAATGCGGATTTACTCTTGAATCCATTAGTAGAAGGTGATTTAATGTATGGCAAAGGCCGTGCCTATGGAGCAGAGTTTTTTGTGAAGAAGAACAAAGGAAACCTTAACGGTTGGATCAGTTATACCCTTTCGAGAACGGAAAGAAAGGTGAACGGCTTAAACAATAACGATTGGTTCCTTAGTAGGATTGATAAGTTGCATAACTTATCCGTTGTGGCGATTTATGATATCTCCAAGCGTTGGAATATGGGAGCAACCTTTACTTATATGACAGGTACTCCTGCTAGTTTCCCTACTACAAAATACATTTGGCAAGGAATAGCTGTACCGCATAATTATTACGATGAAAGGAATATATATAGAATTCCTGCGAGTCATAGACTTGACTTATCTGCTACACTTAAAAACAAACACGCTCTCTTCAAAAAGGGAGAAAGTGAATGGGTGTTCTCCATTTATAATGTATATAACCGGAGAAATCCCTTCTCGGTGTACGTAAGACAAAACCCTGATGATCCGTCAAAAACTGAGGCTGTGAGGTATTCTGTGTTTGCCTCTATTTTACCATCTATTACTTATAATTTTAAATTCTGATATGAAAAAGCTAGTAGGAATATTAAGCTTATCCCTTTTCTTATGGAGTTGTGAAGATGTCATCGATTTAAAAGTGAAGGATGGCAAGGAGCAACTAGTAGTAGACGCATGGCTTACCGATGAGGCAGAGGAGCAAAGCGTAACTTTAACCTTGTCTCAACCTTATTTTGATAATGGTAAGCCTAAAGCAGCTTTAGATGCAGAAGTCTTATTGATTCGTGAAGACAGTACTATATACAGGTTTACAGATGAGAATCAAGACGGTGTGTATACTTTCCGTCCTAGAAATCGTAATTATTTAAGATTGAATGAGCGTGTAGCATTGTATGTCAAATACAAGGAGGAGGAATATTACGCAGTTTCCATGTTAAGGCGTGTGCCGCCTATTGACTCTCTGAAGTATCAGAGTTTTACTTTGCCGGTTAAGCCATCTGATGGACCCAAGTCTGGATTTTTAGCGCAGTTTTTCGCTACAGATTTTCCAGGGGAGGGAGATACTTATTTAGTCAGATCATTGAAAAATGATACACTAAGGACGAAGTCAAACGAATACACCCTCAGTTATGATGGAGGTCTTTCGCCGGGTAATAAGACTGACGGAATGGTCTTCTTACAACCTGTTCGTATGGGTATTAACTCTGGGTTATTTGTTCACAATGATAAGATAACCGTTGAACTTTTCTCTATTCCTTTGGATGCCTATTTCTTCTTGTCTCAATTGCAAACAGAAACAAACAATGGAGGAGTATTTGCTACTCCTTTAAGTAATGTGCCAGGGAATATCTATAATCTAAATCCTGATTCTAAGGAAAAAGCTTTAGGATGCTTTTTTGTTTCAAGAGTTAGTAGATATACGGCCTATATAGATCAAAATCAAGTAAAATCAGACTAATACTAACTCGTTCCCTCTTAGGATAGGAACGATATCATACAAGTCTTTCTGTAAACAGTAGGTGATGTCCTTGTTGATGCCTAGCCTTTGTAAACGTCTAATGTGAGATGAATTAGATAGATACAAAGGCATATTTTCTCTAGAGGCCTCATAGGCTCTCATAGCTAGGATAGCCGCGTCTTCTGCAACGAAATATTCGTCTCTTAATGCTTCTACTACAGCACCGGCAAAAAGGGTGTCTTCTAGGTTTGGACGGCCTTTCCACCCAGCGCAAAGGACTAGTACATCATAAGGTTGGGCTTTTAAGTAGTTTACTACGGCCTGAAGGTTAAGGAATGCCCCAACGATCACTTTTACTGCATTCTTCTTGCTCTTGGTGATGGAGAGTGTACCGTTAGTAGTGGTCATGGCTATTTTATTCCCCACTAATCTTTCGTCCATGAAACTGAATGGGGAATTGTCTAAGTCAAAACCCTCGACCTTTTCAGCATTTCTTTCAGCAGCTGCTATGTATCCTCTTTTTTGATATTCCGCGCATTCTTCAACAGATGCTACTGGGATAATGCTTTGTACACCATAAGCAAATCCGGTTACCATGCAGGAAGTAGCTCTGAAAATATCTGTAACTACCACAATGGAATTATTAATGTTGTGGTGATGTAGTAAATCAGGAGTTAAGCAAACGTCAATGTTCTTCATTGGGGGAAAAATTTCAGCAAAGGTAAAAAAAGCTTTTCAAAGCCTCAGGCCTTCCAGCAGTTCAATATATATACGGACACCTTCGAGGATTTCGGAGATATGTATGTATTCATCTGCAGTATGTGAGCGGGCAGAATCACCCGGTCCTATCTTGATACTGGTAAAGGGAATTAGTGCTTGATCTGATAAAGTAGGGGAGCCGTAGGTCCCTAGTCCCAATGCTATTCCTTTTTTTACAATGGGATGGTCCAAAGGAATGCCGGAAGGTTGCAGTCGGATAGATCTAGGAGTAACCTCAGATCTTACATTTTGTTTAATAATGTCCAAAGTTTCTTCTAAAGAATAGGCGTCAGTTGCCCTCACGTCCACCACAAAGGTGCAGACGTCCGGAACTACATTGTGTTGGGTGCCGGCCTGTATCTGAGTTACAGACATTTTTACCTTTCCCAGGGTTTCTGATAGCTTTGGGAATTCGAAGTCTTTGAACCACTGGACATCTTCTAGCGCTTTGTAGATGGCATTGATCCCTTCTTCTCTCGCGGCATGTCCGGCTTTACCAGTGGCTTTGCAGTCTAGCACCATTAAGCCTTTTTCTGCAATGGCCATTTGCATTAGGGTGGGTTCTCCAATTATGGCTAGTTCGCAGGGAGGCAAATATTTCAATAAATACTCTATTCCATCTTTTCCTGAGATCTCCTCTTCTGCAGAAATGGCAAAGATCAAGTTATAAGCCAAATCTTCTCTATGGTAGAAATGGAAAAACGTGGCAGCCAAAGATACTAAGGGACCTCCCGCATCATTGCTACCTAGCCCATACAATATATCCCCATGAATCTCGGGCTCGAAGGGGTTTTTAGTATATCCTGCATTGGGTTTAACGGTGTCATAATGTGAGTTTAGTAGGATACTTGGTTTCTGTGGATCAAAGAATTTGTTTTTGGTCCACAGATTATTTTTGACACGTTCAAAGGGGATGTTTTTTTCTTCAAACAAGTTGATAAATAACTGACAAACTCCATCTTCTTCTCTACTGAAGGAAGGAGTGGAAATCAGTTTCTGAAGAAATGCAACAGGTGAAAATTCTATCATCCGACAAAAATATAAAATCTTTTACAACCCTCCTTTCCATTTCTTAGTCTTAGTGCTAACTAAACAGCCAAGAAAATGAAAAAGTTACTATTCATCTTGTTCGTAGCGTGTACAGCCTGTGATTCTGGAGAGCCCGTAAAGCATGATGACCTTACCGGTACTTGGGAATGGGTAAAAACCACCGGAGGTTTTGCCGGAGTAAATGAAACACCTCAGGATGGTGAAGAGGTACTGCTTAAAATTCACGCTAATCTAACCTATGAGCGTTTCAGAAACGATTCTTTGGTTAAGAAAGGTACTTATGCCTTGTCTACAGGAAAATCCATGCTACTTCAGAAAGATGTGAAGTTTGTGACCTTTGATAATGGAGTTGAAACCTTCTACGAAGTAAAGGGCCAAGAGCTTAATCTGACTGAAGATGTTTATGACGGATTTAATTATGCCTATAAAAGGAAATAGCACACCATACACAACTTGAAAGCAGGACCCTGGTTCTGCTTTTTTTATTGGAATTTCTAGGTATAATGT harbors:
- a CDS encoding 2-phosphosulfolactate phosphatase translates to MKNIDVCLTPDLLHHHNINNSIVVVTDIFRATSCMVTGFAYGVQSIIPVASVEECAEYQKRGYIAAAERNAEKVEGFDLDNSPFSFMDERLVGNKIAMTTTNGTLSITKSKKNAVKVIVGAFLNLQAVVNYLKAQPYDVLVLCAGWKGRPNLEDTLFAGAVVEALRDEYFVAEDAAILAMRAYEASRENMPLYLSNSSHIRRLQRLGINKDITYCLQKDLYDIVPILRGNELVLV
- a CDS encoding M20 family metallo-hydrolase, yielding MIEFSPVAFLQKLISTPSFSREEDGVCQLFINLFEEKNIPFERVKNNLWTKNKFFDPQKPSILLNSHYDTVKPNAGYTKNPFEPEIHGDILYGLGSNDAGGPLVSLAATFFHFYHREDLAYNLIFAISAEEEISGKDGIEYLLKYLPPCELAIIGEPTLMQMAIAEKGLMVLDCKATGKAGHAAREEGINAIYKALEDVQWFKDFEFPKLSETLGKVKMSVTQIQAGTQHNVVPDVCTFVVDVRATDAYSLEETLDIIKQNVRSEVTPRSIRLQPSGIPLDHPIVKKGIALGLGTYGSPTLSDQALIPFTSIKIGPGDSARSHTADEYIHISEILEGVRIYIELLEGLRL